In Silene latifolia isolate original U9 population chromosome X, ASM4854445v1, whole genome shotgun sequence, the following proteins share a genomic window:
- the LOC141618796 gene encoding SNF1-related protein kinase catalytic subunit alpha KIN10-like, whose translation MDGQSSRGGAGVDVYLQNYNLGKTLGIGSFGKVKIAEHKLTGHKVAIKILNRRKIKNMEMEEKVRREIKILRLFMHPHIIRLYEVIETPSDIYVVMEYVKSGELFDYIVEKGRLQEDEARTFFQQIISGVEYCHRNMVVHRDLKPENLLLDSHHNVKIADFGLSNIMRDGHFLKTSCGSPNYAAPEVISGKLYAGPEVDVWSCGVILYALLCGTLPFDDENIPNLFKKIKGGIYTLPSHLSPGARDLIPKMLVVDPMKRIAIPDIRQHSWFQAHLPRYLAVPPPDTMQQAKKIDEEILLEVIRMGFDKNQLIESLRNRLQNEGTVAYYLLFDNRFRTSNGYLGDEFQEMMDNNVNRMSPSGVTSPASGNRPYHGYADYQGVGLRQQFPVERKWALGLQSRAHPREIMTEVLKALQELNVCWKKIGHYNMKCRWIPGILGQHEGMVNNPADNDHYFANESSIIENDALRSPNVVKFELQLYKTREEKYLLDLQRVVGPQMLFLELCAAFLAQLRVL comes from the exons ATGGATGGTCAAAGCAGCAGAGGCGGTGCTGGTGTGGACGTTTACTTGCAGAACTACAACCTTGGTAAAACTCTTGGTATTGGTTCCTTTGGTAAGGTGAAAATCGCCGAGCACAAATTGACTGGCCATAAAGTTGCCATCAAAATATTGAACCGGCGGAAGATCAAAAATATGGAAATGGAGGAGAAAG tgagaagagaaatcaaaatATTAAGGTTGTTCATGCATCCCCATATCATACGACTTTACGAAGTAATTGAAACACCTTCAGACATTTATGTTGTAATGGAGTACGTGAAGTCTGGAGAACTATTTGACTATATTGTTGAAAAGGGTAGATTACAAGAGGATGAAGCTCGCACATTTTTCCAGCAG ATCATATCAGGAGTAGAGTATTGTCACCGCAATATGGTTGTGCATCGAGATTTGAAGCCTGAAAACCTTCTTCTAGATTCCCATCACAATGTCAAGATAGCAGATTTTGGTTTGAGCAACATAATGCGAGATGGCCATTTTTTGAAAACAAGTTGTGGAAGTCCAAATTATGCAGCTCCAGAG GTTATCTCAGGGAAACTCTATGCTGGACCAGAAGTTGATGTATGGAGTTGTGGTGTTATCTTATATGCCCTACTTTGTGGCACTCTCCCTTTTGATGATGAAAATATCCCCAACCTTTTCAAGAAAATAAAG GGTGGAATATATACCCTTCCAAGTCATTTATCACCTGGAGCCAGAGATCTGATTCCCAAGATGCTTGTGGTTGACCCTATGAAACGAATCGCCATCCCAGATATCCGCCAGCACTCATGGTTTCAAGCTCATCTCCCACGCTATTTAGCCGTGCCCCCACCAGATACTATGCAACAAGCAAAGAAG ATTGATGAGGAGATACTCCTAGAGGTTATTAGGATGGGATTTGACAAGAATCAGCTGATTGAATCGCTTCGCAACCGACTCCAGAATGAG GGAACTGTTGCATACTATTTGCTTTTCGACAATCGCTTCCGAACTTCAAATGGCTATCTCGGGGATGAGTTCCAAGAAATGATG GATAACAATGTTAATCGCATGAGTCCAAGTGGAGTTACTTCCCCTGCCTCGGGGAACCGCCCATATCATGGTTATGCTGATTATCAAGGAGTTGGTTTACGACAGCAGTTCCCTGTTGAGAGGAAATGGGCTCTTGGACTACAG TCGCGAGCCCATCCTCGTGAGATCATGACTGAAGTTTTGAAAGCACTACAAGAGTTGAATGTCTGCTGGAAAAAGATTGGGCACTATAATATGAAGTGCCGGTGGATTCCTGGCATTCTTGGGCAGCATGAAGGGATGGTCAATAATCCTGCCGACAATGATCATTATTTTGCCAACGAATCAAGCATAATAGAAAATGATGCGTTAAGGTCACCCAATGTCGTGAAGTTTGAGTTGCAG CTTTACAAGACCCGGGAAGAGAAGTATCTACTTGATCTACAACGGGTTGTAGGACCTCAAATGCTGTTTCTTGAACTTTGCGCAGCATTCCTTGCTCAACTCCGTGTACTTTAG
- the LOC141620902 gene encoding uncharacterized protein LOC141620902, translated as MYKTRNLSNLERQKIVQILLEKCKNGKPRKGSMMEVAEQFGVTRKTLTNLWKKTRQQRDLGEVINVISKIKGKSGRAKLVFDEEKYNKIDLGQKTTQIRVAKAMNCSQSKVSNWVTDKVIRSHTNSLKPGLTDKNQLSRLIFSLSQLYYDHICRKVMFKDQSNIIHIDEKWFYVTKDGQRFYLSQTEPDPYRSVQSKTFIWKIMFMCAVGRPQFDANNDVIFDGKIGIWPFVYLEPAKRNSKNRVAGTMETKPIESITKQVVKDMLIGKVLPELKRKWPANASKTIYIQQDNARPHIKNSDADFREAASNDGWNIQLVQQPPNSPDMNVLDLGFFRDIQSLKTLTNSYKLDELVGAVTTAFNNLEVIKLNYVFITWQGCML; from the coding sequence ATGTATAAAACCAGAAACTTGAGTAACTTAGAGAGGCAAAAAATTGTTCAGATTCTACTTGAAAAGTGCAAGAATGGTAAACCACGAAAGGGGTCAATGATGGAGGTGGCTGAACAATTTGGTGTCACAAGAAAAACACTCACAAATTTATGGAAAAAGACAAGGCAACAAAGAGATTTAGGTGAAGTCATAAATGTCATAAGCAAGATAAAGGGCAAGTCAGGTAGAGCAAAACTGGTGTTTGATGAAGAGAAGTACAACAAAATTGATCTGGGTCAAAAAACCACACAAATCAGGGTGGCTAAAGCTATGAATTGTAGTCAATCAAAGGTGTCCAACTGGGTAACTGATAAAGTTATCAGGAGTCATACCAATTCATTAAAACCAGGTTTGACAGACAAAAATCAACTTTCTAGGTTAATTTTCAGTCTTTCACAGTTGTATTATGATCATATATGCAGAAAAGTCATGTTTAAAGATCAAAGTAACATCATACACATTGATGAAAAATGGTTTTACGTAACTAAAGATGGTCAGAGGTTCTACTTATCTCAAACAGAACCAGATCCTTATAGAAGTGTTCAATCAAAAACATTCATATGGAAAATTATGTTTATGTGTGCTGTTGGGAGACCACAATTTGACGCCAATAATGATGTTATCTTTGATGGAAAGATTGGAATATGGCCATTTGTCTACTTGGAACCAgcaaaaagaaattcaaaaaataGGGTTGCAGGCACAATGGAGACCAAACCAATAGAATCAATCACTAAACAAGTGGTGAAGGATATGCTAATAGGCAAGGTGCTGCCAGAACTGAAGAGGAAGTGGCCAGCAAATGCAAGTAAAACCATTTACATTCAACAAGACAATGCACGTCCCCATATCAAGAACTCTGATGCAGATTTTAGAGAAGCAGCAAGCAATGATGGATGGAATATACAGTTAGTACAGCAGCCCCCAAATTCACCTGACATGAATGTCTTGGATTTGGGGTTCTTTAGGGACATTCAATCACTAAAGACACTGACTAATTCTTACAAGTTAGATGAGCTGGTTGGAGCAGTAACTACTGCATTTAACAATCTAGAAGTGATAAAACTAAATTATGTGTTCATTACTTGGCAGGGTTGTATGCTATAG
- the LOC141620903 gene encoding uncharacterized protein LOC141620903 translates to MGSGFGVVVRDYTGKVERMGVLQVRDMWSSEIAEAKAAECGLLTAKQMGLDNVVLESDSLILITMLKMEKFSANYFGKVGKVVFDLASSFNCIKFSFTRRDGNVVAHGLAHFVPLSYSTRFWVGTVPSCIEPLVAIDAIGIS, encoded by the coding sequence ATGGGCAGCGGCTTTGGTGTGGTTGTGCGAGATTATACGGGGAAGGTGGAACGTATGGGTGTCTTGCAAGTCAGGGATATGTGGAGTTCGGAAATTGCGGAAGCAAAAGCGGCCGAATGTGGTCTACTGACAGCTAAACAGATGGGACTGGATAATGTGGTTTTGGAATCGGATTCTTTGATCCTAATTACCATGCTCAAGATGGAGAAATTTTCGGCAAATTATTTCGGTAAAGTTGGGAAAGTTGTCTTTGATTTAGCTAGTTCCTTTAATTGTATTAAGTTTAGTTTTACTCGTAGAGACGGTAATGTTGTGGCTCATGGTCTGGCTCATTTTGTACCGCTTTCATACTCGACGCGGTTTTGGGTTGGGACCGTCCCTTCATGTATTGAGCCTCTTGTAGCTATTGACGCTATTGGTATCTCTTAA
- the LOC141618798 gene encoding replication protein A 14 kDa subunit B-like yields the protein MDTSSPAVFVNGELLRMFVGRKVRMVIQVIRSDAGSVLGKSTDDQQITIKGSLPAQPLSTYAEVIGIADGNQSVRAETWTNFGDNFDASNYNQLCQLANGEYKHLFI from the exons ATGGATACCTCAAGCCCTGCTGTTTTTGTAAATGGAGAACTTCTCCGCATGTTTGTTGGGAGAAAGGTTCGCATGGTAATTCAGGTCATACGATCTGACGCTGGCTCTGTACTTGGAAAATCAactgatgatcagcagataaccaTCAAGGGTTCACTGCCAGCTCAACCTTTGTCAACATATGCGGAGGTTATTGGTATTGCAGATGGCAATCAATCTGTTCGAGCTGAGACATGGACCAACTTTGGTGATAACTTTG ATGCAAGTAACTACAATCAACTATGCCAGCTTGCAAATGGGGAATACAAGCACTTGTTCATCTGA